The genomic stretch ccaaattttttctcaatgtccccaacatcctcaatgtccccaacgtccccaatgaccccagtgtccccaatgtccccaatcccattttttcccaattttccaccaattttcctcagtttttcactgtttttcctcGTTTTTCCACGAtgttctcaatgtccccaatatccccaatccCATTGTTTTCTCAAATTTCCAaagattttcctcattttttcatcattttttctcgctttttcactgttttttctctgatttttttccaaattttttctcaatgtccccaatgtccccaatgtccccgatgatgtcccctgtctgtccccaggtcTCGATGGCCTCATGGAGCACTGTGCCCAGTACAAGAAGGACGGCGCTGGCTTTGCCAAGTGGCGCTGCGTGCTCAAGATCACGGCGCACACGCCCACGCGCCTCGCCGTCATGGAGAACACCAACGTGCTGGCGCGCTACGCCAGCATCTGCCAGCAGGTCACAccctgtccccaactgtccccagggggcggggagggagctgcagggcaggtgacacgaagaggtggcatctggagggggtttggtggcatctagagggggtttggtgaCATCTAGGCTGGGTTTGGTGTCACTTGtagagggtttggtggcatctggagaaggtttggtgacatctagagagggtttggtggcaattggagagggtttggtggcatctagagaggTTTTAATGgatctagagggggtttggtggcatctggagagTTTGGTCCAtctggagggggtttggtggcatctaggcTGGGTTTGGTGTCACTTGtagagggtttggtggcatctggagaaggtttggtgacatctagagagggtttggtggcacttggagagggtttggtggcatctagagaggTTTTAATGGATCTAgtgggggtttggtggcatctggagagTTTGGTCCAtctggagggggtttggtggcatctaggaaGGGTTTGGTGGCACTTGGAGGAGGTTTGGCGTCACTTAAGgatggtttggtggcatctagaccaGGTTTGGTGGCTTCTGGAGAGAGTTTAGTGCCATCTAGGCTGGGTTTGGGGACACAAGGAGGTGACTCAGGTCCATGGAGAACGCCAACATGCTGGCGCGCTATGCCAGCATGTGCCAGCAGGTCACACactgtccccaactgtccccaagggtccccaaggGGCCTGGGCTTGGGAATGGGGGCATCGAAGGATGGTGGCTGgcatctagagggggtttggtggcatctagagggggtttggtggcatctagaccaggtttggtggcatctagagggggtttggtggcatctagacagggtttggtggcatctcgaccaggtttggtggcatctagaccaggtttggtggcatctagaggggGCTTAATGCATCTGGAGAGGGTttggtgacacttagggatggtttggtggcatctagacccGGTTTGGTGGCACcagagagggtttggtggcacctggacagCATTTAGTGGCATCTAGGCTTggtttggtggcacctggaatgggtttggtggcatctagacagGGTTTGGTTCATTTAGAGAagatttggtggcacctgggcaggggTTGATGGCATCTAGACCAGGTTTGTTGATACCTGGACAGCATTTAGTGGCATCTAAGcttggtttggtggcatctagagagggtttggtggcacttGGAGAGGGTTTgctgacatccaggctgggtttggTCCATTTAgaggggtttggtggcatctggaccaggtttggtggcatctagagggggtttggtggcatttggaccaggtttggtggcatctagagagggtttggtggcatctagagaggTTTTAATGGATCTAGAGAGGGATTGGTGACACCTGGAGAGGGTttggtgacacttagggatggTTTGGTGACATCTAGACGGGTTTGGTGACATCTAGGCTGGGTTTGGTTCATCTGGAGAGgctttggtggcatctagacagGGTTTGGTGGCACCTCAGTGCCCTGGGCTCCCCTCCTgttgtccccaccgtgtccccattgtgtccccaatgtccccaatgtccccttgaTGTCCCCAGAAGACCattgtccccatcgtgtccccaatgtccccagtgtccccatcgtgTTCCCATcgtgtccccattgtgtccccagtgtccccatcatgtccccagtgtccccattgcccccaatgtcccccctgtCTCACATATCCCCATtctcccctcggtgtccccagaaCGGCATTGTCCCCATCGTGGAGCCCGAGATCCTCCCGGACGGTGACCACGACCTCAAGACGTGCCAGTATGTCACCAAGAAGGTCAGTGCcacccccagagtgtccccaagtgtccccaagtgtccccaggggcGGGGTGACACCGGGAGGTGGCATCTGAGGGAGTTTGGTGGCGTCTCcagagggtttggtggcatctggaggtgacatctgagggggtttggtggcacctgggtggCTTTGAGtcccctccaggtgtccccaaactgtcccggTGTCACCTCCTGGTGTCCTGTGGTGGTTGGTGACACCAGGAGGTGGCACCTGGACAGGGGATGGTGGCACCTGGGGGGTTTGGTGACAcctgagggggtttggtggcacctgctgtgtccccagtgctgtccccaatgtccctggattgtccccagtgatgtccccagtgtcacccccaggtgctggcagccgtgTACAGGGCCCTCAGTGAccgatgtccccagtgatgtccccaatgtccccaatgtccccaatgtccccaatgtccccaggtgctggcagccgtgtacaaggcgctcagtgaccgatgtccccaatgtccccaatgtccccaatgtccccaatgtccccagtgtcaccatgtccctgtgatgtccccaggtgctggcagccgtgTACAAGGCTCTCAGtgaccaatgtccccaatgtccccaatgtctccagtgtcaccatgtccctgtgatgtccccaggtgctggcagccatGTACAAGGCGCTCAGTGACCACCACGTGTACCtcgaggggacaccagggatgtcaccatgtgtcaccatgtgtcagcgtgtgtcaccatgtgtccccaatgtccccaggtgctggcagccgtgtacaaggcgctcagtgaccaatgtccccaatgtccccaatgtccccaatgtccccaggtgctggcagccatgtacaaggcgctcagtgaccaatgtccccaatgtccccaatgtccccaggtgctggcagccgtgTACAAGGCGCTCAGTGACCACCACGTGTACCTCGAGGGGACGCTGCTGAAGCCCAACATGGTGACAGCGGGACACGCCTGTGCCACCAAGTACAGCCCCGAGGAAATCGCCATGGCAACGGTCACCATGCTGCGATGGACCGTGCCACCCGCCGTGCCAggtcagtgtcactgtcacctgtgtgtcattgtcacctgtgtcattgtcattgtcattgtcattgtcacctctgtgtcattgtgtcattgtcattgtgtcattgtcattgtcactgtcactgtcactgtgtgccaTGGCCACGGTCACCGCGCTGAGACGGACCGTGCCACCCGCCgtgccaggtcagtgtcacctctgtgtcacctgtgtgtcacctgtgtcattgttattgttattgtcactgtcattgtgtCATTGTTATTGTGTTATTGTTACTGTtattgtcattgtcactgtcactgtcactgtgtgccaTGGCAACGGTCACCGCGCTGCGACGGACCTTGCCACCCGCCGTGCCAggtcagtgtcactgtcacccgtgtgtcacctgtgtgtcattgtcattgtgaTTGTCATTGCCATTGCGTCATTGTTATTGTTTACTGTTACTGttattgtcactgtgtcactgtcactgtgccatggccacagccaccgccctgcacaggacagtgcCACCCGCCGTGCCAggtcagtgtcactgtcacctgtgtgtcactgtcacctgtgtgtcattgtcacctctgtgtcattgTTATTGTGccattgtcactgtgtcactgtcactgtgccaTGGCCACGGTCACCGCCCTGAGGAGGACGGTGCCACCCGCCATGCCAGGTCAgcgtcacctcagtgtcacctcagcgTCCCCACAGGGATCACATTCCTGTTGGAGGGTCAGAGTGAGGAGGAGCCTCTCTGAACCTCACCGCCACCaaccgctgtccccaatgtccccaatgtccccgggcTGTGTCTgagccatccccatgtcccccgaCTGTCCTGATGatttcccctcaatgtccccccaggGATCACGTTCCTGTCGGGTGGCCAGAGTGAAGAGGAGCCTCCATCAACCTCAACACCATCaactgctgtccccaatgtccccaatgtccctgagctgtgtctgagctgtgtcactgtccccaggctggtgtcacagtgctgtccccaatgtccccccagggaTCACGTTCCTGTTGGGTGGCCAGAGTGAAGAAGAGGCCTCCATCAACCTCAACGCCATCAGCTgctctccccaatgtccccagtgttcctgGGGTGTTTCTGTGCCATTCCTGCTTTATCCCAATGTTTCCATGCTGTCACAGTGATGTCAcagtgatgtcacagtgtcccctcaatgtccccgcaGGGATCACGTTCCTGTTGGGTGGCCAGAGTGAAGAAGAGGCCTCAACGCCTCAACCTCAACGCCACCaaccgctgtccccaatgtccccatggtgtccttgAGCTGTGTCTGGCCTATctgagtgtccccaggctgtgtcactgtccccaggctgatGTCCCTATGTCCCTTTGGTGTCCCCGCAGGGATCACGTTCCTGTCGGGGGGTCAGAGTGAGGAGGAGCCTCCATCAACCTCAACGCTCCaaccgctgtccccaatgtccccagtgtccctgagctgtgtctgagctgtgtcactgtccccaggctggtgtcacagtgctgtccccaatgtccccccagggaTCACATTCCTGTCGGGTGGCAGAGTGAAGAAGAGGCCTCCATCAACCTCAACGCCATCagccgctgtccccaatgtccccagtgttcctgGGGTGTTTCTGTGCCATTCCTGCTTTATCCCAATGTTTCCATGCTGTCACAGTGATGTCACAGTGATGTCAcagtgatgtcacagtgtcccctcgatgtccccacAGGGATCACATTCCTTTCGGGCGGTCAGAGTGTGGAGGAGGCCTCCATCAACCTCAACACCATCAACCGCTGCccgctgctgcatccctgggcgcTGACCTCGTACGGCCGCGCCCTGCAGGCCTCGGCCCTCAAGGCCTGGGGCGGCAAGAAGGACAACACCAAGGCGGCCCAGGAGGAGTACGTCAAGAGAGCCCTGGTAGGTGGCACCCGGGGACACCTTGGTGGCGTTGGAGACACCGTTGGGGTCTTGGGGACTTGGGGGTgtttgttgggttgggttgaccGTGGAGAGACGGGAGCTGAGGAGCCAAATCTGAGGTGGGTTCAGAGGGTGAGGTGGGGATGTCTGGGgtctcggggacattggggacaccttggggaccttgAGAACACCTCAGGgacttggggaccttggggacattgaggagtcTTGGGGACGTTGGGTGTTCCTTGGGTTGGCTGTGGAGAGGTGGGAGCCACATCTGAGGTGGGTTCGGAGATTGAGGTGGGGATAATTCAGGGACATTTGGGGTCTttaggacattggggacaccttgaggacattggggacacctcgaGAACCTTgaggacacctcagggacattgaggggtcttggggacattgggtgTTCTTTGAGTTGGGTCAACCATGGAGAGGTGGGAGCAGAGGAGCCACATCTCAGGAGGGTTCGGAGAATGAGGTGGGGATGTTTAGggtcttggggacacctggggacaccttggggacaccttggggacattggggacaccatgggggtcTAGGGGACATGAGGGGTGTTGGGTGTTCCTTGAGTTGGGTTGACCATGGAGACGTGGGAGCCACATCTAAGGAGGGTTCAGAGGCTGaggtggggacactttggggttttggggacaccttgagggctttagggacaccttggggacattggggtcaccaTTGGGACTTCAAGATTTTGAGATGTTGGGTGTTCCTGGGGTTGGGTCAACCAGGGAGAGGTGGGAGCAGAGGAGCCACATCTGAGGTGGCTTCAGAGGGTGAGGTGGAGatgtttggggacactggggacaccttggggacaccttggggacaccttgggggcaTTGAGGGGTTCAGGGTGTGGGAGtggtggggctggcaggaggagaTTTGGGGGTGACACctcgtggggacacagggacagggacagggacagggacagggacagggacagggtggcccAGGAGGTCACTGGGGGACAGCAgcgcccccagtgtccccaatgtccccaacaccctgagtgtccccaaatgtccccagtgtccccaacactcctggtgtccccaatgtcccaaacatccccaatgtccccaacatcctgaatgtccccaatgtccctgatgtccccagtgtccctttctgtcccctgctgtccctcatgtccccaatgtccccaatgtcataaacacccccaatgtccccaacatcttgaatgtccccagtgtccccaacactcTCAGTGTCCTAAacacccttggtgtccccaatgtccacagtgtccccaatgtccgcagtgttcccagtgtccccagctgtccctgatgtccccaacgtgtcccctgtgtccccaggccaaCTCCCTGGCATGCCAGGGTAAGTACACCCCCAGTGGCACCGCGGGGGCGGCAGCCAGCGAGTCCCTGTTCGTGTCCAACCACGCCTACTGAGAGGTGGACATCTGGACATCTCctgaccatccatggacaccCCTGACCTTctgctgaccatccatggacatcTGCTGGACATCCCTGACCACCCATGGACATCCCTGACCACCCATGGACACCAATGGACATCACTGACCACCCATGGACATcactgaccatccatggacatccctgaccatccatggacatcTGCTGGACATCACTGACCGTCCATGGACACCCATGGACATCACTGACCATCCCCTGGACACCCCCTGGACACCCCAACCAACCACACCCACTGACCGCCCGTGGACATCGCTGACCACCATGGACACCTGCTGGACACCCACTGACCACCTGCTGGACATCATGGACATCTGCTGGACACCCCATCCAACCACTCCTCCTGACCACCCATGGACATCCATGGACATcactgaccatccatggacaccTGCTGGACATCTGCTGGACACTGCTGACCACCCTCTGGCCACCTGCTGACCGTCCATGGACCTCCTGCTGACCATCTGCTGACCACCTTCTGGCCACTGACCTGCTGCTGACCACCCATGGACCGCTGACCACCTGCTGACCTCCTGCTGACCatccactgaccactgaccacaagCTGACCACCTGCTGACCATCCACTGACCAGCTGCTGACCACCCATGGACCTCCTGCTGACCACCCATGGACTGCTGACCACAAGCTGACCTCCTGCTGACCATCTGCTGACCAtctgctgaccactgaccaccctgTGGCCACTGTGGTCACTCATttgtcactctgtggtcacttagtggtcaccctgtggtcactcagtggtcaccctgtggtcactctgtggtcactcagtggtcaccctgtggtcaccctgtggtcactctgtggtcaccctgtggtcactcattggtcactcagcggtcactctgtggtcactctgtggt from Melospiza melodia melodia isolate bMelMel2 chromosome 21, bMelMel2.pri, whole genome shotgun sequence encodes the following:
- the LOC134427976 gene encoding fructose-bisphosphate aldolase A-like, encoding MAHASASVDKGVVPLAGTNGETMTQGLDGLMEHCAQYKKDGAGFAKWRCVLKITAHTPTRLAVMENTNVLARYASICQQNGIVPIVEPEILPDGDHDLKTCQYVTKKVLAAVYKALSDHHVYLEGTLLKPNMVTAGHACATKYSPEEIAMATVTMLRWTVPPAVPGITFLSGGQSVEEASINLNTINRCPLLHPWALTSYGRALQASALKAWGGKKDNTKAAQEEYVKRALANSLACQGKYTPSGTAGAAASESLFVSNHAY